A genomic region of Papaver somniferum cultivar HN1 chromosome 7, ASM357369v1, whole genome shotgun sequence contains the following coding sequences:
- the LOC113299271 gene encoding plasma membrane ATPase 4-like, with translation MGGDNKSISLEEIKNEAVDLERIPMDEVFEQLKCSKEGLSTEEGTNRLEIFGPNKLEEKKESKLLKFLGFMWNPLSWVMEIAAIMAIALANGGGRPPDWQDFVGIMVLLVINSTISFIEENNAGNAAQALMAGLAPKTKVLRDGRWSEQDAAILVPGDIISIKLGDIVPADARLLEGDPLKIDQSALTGESLPVTKNPSDEVFSGSTCKQGELEAVVIATGVHTFFGKAAHLVDSTNQVGHFQKVLTAIGNFCICSIAIGMLIEIIVMYPIQKRKYRDGIDNLLVLLIGGIPIAMPTVLSVTMAIGSHRLSQQGAITKRMTAIEEMAGMDVLCSDKTGTLTLNKLSVDKNLVEVFAKGVEKDHVLLVAARASRVENQDAIDACMVGMLADPKEARAGIREVHFLPFNPVDKRTALTYIDNDGKWHRASKGAPEQIIDLCNCKEDVRNKVHSVIDKYAERGLRSLAVARQEVPEKNKDSPGAPWQFVGLLPLFDPPRHDSAETIRRALNLGVNVKMITGDQLAIAKETGRRLGMGTNMYPSSALLGNNKDASIASLPVDELIEKADGFAGVFPEHKYEIVKKLQEKKHICGMTGDGVNDAPALKKADIGIAVADATDAARGASDIVLTEPGLSVIISAVLTSRAIFQRMKNYTIYAVSITIRIVFGFMFIALIWKFDFAPFMVLIIAILNDGTIMTISKDRVKPSPTPDSWKLKEIFATGVVLGSYLALMTVIFFWAAWKTDFFSDKFGVRPIRDDKREMMAALYLQVSIVSQALIFVTRSRSWSFVERPGFLLVFAFFAAQLVATLIAVYANWEFANMRGIGWGWAGVVWLFSLVTYFPLDILKFIIRYVLSGKAWDNLLENKTAFTTKKDYGKEEREAQWALAQRTLHGLQPPEANNLFADKNSYRELSEIAEQAKRRAEVARLRELHTLKGHVESVVKLKGLDIDTIQQHYTV, from the exons GAACGAATCCCCATGGATGAAGTTTTCGAACAATTGAAATGTTCGAAGGAGGGTCTGAGTACGGAAGAAGGAACCAACAGGCTTGAGATCTTTGGACCCAATAAGCTTGAAGAGAAAAAGGAGAGCAAACTTCTCAAGTTTTTGGGATTCATGTGGAATCCATTGTCATGGGTCATGGAGATTGCTGCAATAATGGCTATTGCCCTGGCTAATGGTGGTGGTAGGCCCCCAGATTGGCAAGATTTCGTTGGTATCATGGTTTTGCTTGTTATCAATTCCACAATCAGTTTCATTGAAGAAAATAATGCCGGTAACGCCGCACAAGCTCTCATGGCTGGTCTTGCTCCCAAAACTAAG GTACTTAGAGACGGTCGTTGGAGTGAGCAAGATGCCGCAATTCTTGTTCCAGGAGATATCATCAGCATCAAATTGGGTGACATCGTCCCAGCTGATGCTCGTCTTCTAGAGGGTGATCCTTTAAAGATCGATCAATCTGCTCTTACTGGAGAATCTCTCCCAGTTACTAAGAACCCATCTGACGAGGTGTTCTCTGGTTCCACCTGTAAACAAGGAGAGCTTGAAGCCGTTGTTATTGCAACTGGAGTGCACACTTTCTTTGGCAAGGCTGCACATTTAGTTGACAGTACCAACCAGGTTGGGCATTTCCAAAAGGTTCTTACTGCTATTGGTAACTTCTGTATCTGTTCGATCGCAATTGGTATGTTAATTGAGATCATAGTAATGTACCCAATTCAGAAACGAAAGTacagagatggaattgataaccTATTGGTTCTCTTGATTGGTGGTATCCCAATTGCCATGCCCACTGTGTTATCTGTCACCATGGCCATTGGATCCCACAGGCTCTCTCAACAAGGTGCTATCACCAAGAGAATGACTGCCATCGAAGAGATGGCTGGTATGGATGTTCTCTGTTCCGATAAGACTGGAACCCTTACCCTAAACAAGCTTAGTGTTGACAAGAACTTGGTTGAAGTGTTCGCTAAGGGTGTTGAGAAAGATCACGTTCTCCTTGTTGCTGCAAGGGCATCCAGGGTGGAAAATCAGGATGCAATTGATGCTTGCATGGTTGGTATGCTTGCGGATCCCAAAGAG GCTAGAGCTGGTATAAGAGAGGTTCACTTTTTACCGTTCAACCCTGTGGATAAGAGGACTGCTCTTACCTATATTGATAATGACGGCAAATGGCACAGGGCCAGTAAAGGGGCACCTGAACAGATTATTGATCTTTGCAACTGCAAAGAGGATGTAAGAAACAAGGTTCATTCCGTCATTGACAAGTATGCAGAACGTGGTCTGCGATCGTTGGCCGTCGCAAGACAG GAAGTTCCTGagaaaaataaagacagtccaggTGCACCATGGCAGTTTGTTGGTCTTCTTCCCCTCTTCGATCCTCCCAGGCATGACAGTGCAGAAACCATCAGAAGAGCTCTCAATCTTGGAGTGAACGTAAAGATGATTACAGGAGACCAGCTTGCCATTGCTAAGGAAACCGGAAGAAGGCTAGGAATGGGAACTAACATGTACCCCTCTTCTGCACTCCTTGGCAACAACAAGgatgcatcaattgcttctctcCCTGTAGATGAGCTGATCGAGAAGGCCGATGGGTTTGCAGGGGTTTTCCCAG AGCATAAGTATGAAATTGTAAAGAAGCTGCAAGAGAAAAAACACATATGTGGTATGACCGGGGATGGTGTGAATGATGCTCCTGCACTCAAGAAAGCTGATATTGGTATTGCTGTTGCTGATGCAACTGATGCTGCCAGAGGTGCTTCCGATATTGTGCTCACAGAACCTGGATTGAGTGTTATTATCAGTGCAGTACTTACTAGCAGAGCCATTTTCCAAAGGATGAAGAATTACACA ATTTATGCTGTTTCAATCACTATCCGTATTGTG TTCGGTTTCATGTTTATTGCTTTGATCTGGAAGTTTGACTTTGCTCCTTTCATGGTTTTGATCATCGCCATCCTAAATGATG GAACCATCATGACCATCTCTAAAGATCGTGTCAAGCCATCTCCAACTCCCGACAGTTGGAAACTAAAAGAAATTTTTGCAACTGGAGTTGTGCTTGGAAGttacttggcattgatgacagtCATATTCTTCTGGGCTGCATGGAAAACTGATTTCTTCTCT GACAAATTCGGTGTTAGACCTATTAGGGATGATAAGCGTGAAATGATGGCTGCCTTGTACTTGCAAGTCAGTATTGTGAGCCAGGCCCTCATTTTCGTTACAAGGTCTCGCAGCTGGTCGTTCGTTGAAAGACCTggatttcttcttgtttttgcgTTCTTTGCTGCTCAGCTG GTGGCAACTTTGATTGCCGTATACGCCAATTGGGAATTTGCTAACATGAGAGGTATTGGTTGGGGATGGGCTGGGGTTGTTTGGCTTTTCAGCCTTGTTACCTATTTCCCACTTGACATTCTCAAATTCATCATCCGATATGTTCTTAGTGGAAAGGCTTGGGACAACCTCCTTGAAAACAAG ACTGCCTTCACTACCAAGAAGGATTACGGAAAAGAGGAGAGAGAAGCTCAATGGGCTCTTGCTCAAAGAACTCTACATGGACTACAACCACCAGAAGCAAATAACCTCTTCGCTGACAAGAATAGCTACAGAGAGCTTTCAGAAATTGCTGAGCAAGCTAAGAGGCGAGCTGAAGTTGCCAG ACTAAGGGAACTTCACACACTCAAGGGACATGTTGAATCTGTCGTGAAGCTAAAAGGACTAGATATCGATACTATCCAACAGCACTACACTGTTTAA
- the LOC113295741 gene encoding zinc finger BED domain-containing protein RICESLEEPER 2-like, with protein sequence MSSVQEQELPEPDHYNDVMSGDGQDDDDVEMLDSVNEDPTVGCAPAQVARGKKNRLRSEVWEFFKLVKYKDGTTKGVCKACNVGYKYESQRGGTSAMKRHKCIKRQSMDVGQMILASQNSQLSTRVRKVDQMKLRDLFSALLIARNVPFALVEWKEFRDICAYLNDDFKPISRNTGKADVVKKHKAQKEVIRNRLKLAPGRICLTSDMWTSVTTTGYISLTAHYLDKDWVLQKKLLNFSPLPPPHTGEHLSSKLFAMIEDWGIEEKVSNITLDNAANNGACAGIMKSRLVAKKILLNDGKYFHVRCCAHILALIVKEGLTKIDPAVLKIRASVKSLKKSQVRKQKFLDIVETLGMSGLKKGIRQDVKTRWNSTYLMLDSCILYKPVFSHLKLVDSDYEDCPTNEEWEQIEVVTKFLKVFHELTKVFSGSKYPTSNLYFERICQVQVLLKKESRSNIEFIRNMVKEMQAKFDSYWKELSPILAMAVVLDPRSKMNFVKFTYSKLYPDERELECQVNKVHSNIKALFNEYYTLSSSRASNSCAAQNLSVQNGGNFAAQEGSDFFQEYVATQERGGNVLTDL encoded by the exons atgtcaagtgtacaagaacaagagTTACCAGAACCAGACCATTACAACGATGTTATGAGTGGTGAcggtcaagatgatgatgatgttgagatgctAGATTCTGTGAATGAGGATCCAACTGTTGGTTGTGCACCTGCACAAGTTGCACGTGGAAAGAAAAATAGACTTAGATCCGAAGTTTGGGAATTTTTTAAACTCGTTAAGTATAAGGATGGTACAACGAAGGGGGTGTGCAAGGCTTGTAATGTAGGATATAAATATGAAAGCCAAAGAGGTGGAACCTCAGCCATGAAAAGGCATAAGTGCATTAAACGTCAGTCTATGGACGTAGGGCAGATGATATTAGCTTCACAAAATAGCCAGCTGTCTACCCGTGTACGCAAGGTTGATCAAATGAAATTACGGGATTTGTTCTCAGCTTTACTCATTGCAAGAAATGTTccatttgctttggtggagtggaaagagtttagggatatatgtgcttatttaaatgatgactttaaaccaatatcaaggaatactgggaaagccgatgtggtaaagaaacataaagcacaaaaagaagttattcgcaacagattgaaacttgctccag GTAGGAtatgtctaacatcagacatgtggactTCTGTAACAACTACTGGATATATAAGCTTAACTGCGCACTATCTTGATAAAGATTGGGTATTGCAAAAGAAGCTTCTGAATTTCTCTCcccttccaccacctcatacag GTGAACACCTTTCTTCTAAGTTATttgcaatgatagaagattggggaattgaagaaaaggtatccaacatcaccttggataatgctgcaaataacggagcttgtgctggaattatgaagagtagacttgttgcaaagaagatcttgttgaacgatggaaaatactttcatgtgcgttgttgtgctcatATCTTAGCTCTTATTGTAAAAGAAGGACTTACGAAGATTGATCCAGCCGTGCTTAAGATTCGAGCGTCAGTGAAGTCCCTTAAAAAGtcccaagtaagaaaacaaaagttcttggaCATTGTTGAAACTTTAGGAATGTCTGGTCTGAAAAAGGGTATTCGGCAAGACGTAAAGACAAG gtggaattcaacttatcttatGTTAGACAGTTGTATCTTGTATAAGCCAGTTTTCTCTCATTTGAAGTTGGTGGATTCAGACTATGAAGACTGTCCAACTAATGAAGAATGGGAACAAATTGAAGTAGTCACAAAGTTTCTCAAGGTGTTTCATGAACTCACAAAGGTTttttctggtagtaagtatcctacttCCAATCTGTATTTTGAAAGAATTTGTCAAGTTCAGGTGTTACTAAAGAAAGAGAGCAGAAGTAATATTGAATTCATTAGGAACATGGTAAAAGAGATGCAAGCAAAATTTGATAGTTACTGGAAGGAGTTGAGTCCTATATTGGCTATGGcagttgtgttagatcctagatcgAAAATGAATTTTGTGAAATTTACTTACTCCAAGTTGTATCCTGATGAGAGAGAATTAGAATGTCAAGTTAATAAAGTGCATAGTAATATAAAAGCACTTTTTAATGAGTATTACACCTTGTCAAGTTCAAGAGCTTCCAACAGTTGTGCAGCTCAAAATTTGAGTGTTCAAAATGGTGGGAATTTTGCTGcccaagaagggagtgatttttttcag GAATATGTTGCAACACAGGAACGTGGTGGTAATGTATTAACTGACTTGTAG